Proteins encoded together in one Xenopus laevis strain J_2021 chromosome 6L, Xenopus_laevis_v10.1, whole genome shotgun sequence window:
- the LOC108718826 gene encoding zinc finger protein 804B: MACYYLVISSTHLSNGHFRTIKGVFKGPLRKPDTSSLPGYAEKGKSIANALEDLKANFYCELCDKQYHKHKEFDNHINSYDHAHKQRLKELKQREFARNVASKSWKDEKKQEKALKRLHQLAELRKQQDCVSDKGPVFKEPRLRTNQNAIFPSKDGRTSNSRCTVVCKGEPVTNSAIAENKEDILFGRDIMNKNRCCYVGNQSQLSFTNNSSVNNRTGVSFCFSKKALPKLDSSASVFNESTEDINDCSKFFNQKAKQMSVSFRHYAHMDENAGENNTLTLHEKTDKPTPIHIPADEESHKNDGGVSKELAEVQNEIAQPDLNIKPQPSDVSFNEPCNQSVKLNIFSESEENCERSVELDTSKRSYEETISNKNSAVAAVLLDQLSEDLSQKNNTNDVTCKLNVQYLDAPNNIELSCSSNVNHLIASNQSVHSLNKCTEPTIGEPLNVGVQTSAPSCLSVLSKDGSTNLQWPKELLLFTKSEPSISYACNPLYFDFKCSRKQTSGPVSDRISSTTEEQEDLKTAKEKQTDLESEHDSQPIKPKRKKLSLKDKLIKDSKLYSNYRTEKEITQKKMNDNLAQNSINHSGTPYCVVRKGQHSRKRKCSVQNWLESCYDSSQKTVENNSVQSENDSAWDSTSDKYSSCSTVSSLESEVGSESLSQIFESKIISKHSDSSVRANSKHRHHRSSIIGKHNSDWYHGHRKHYHSEGSEQEKVYKCRNVKHTMSKQISRYQCQGDQLCHKHARQLHCYRKNDKNLKDILCGKQAENREYSNLSISGEISEETTDSLSLQRCSQMGEMCNTIEKEKTTYKCYSQNIVSLSGKYCDRTSENIVNHIIVEEEKTLIAELLLERGHSTKPEIASAEQGGATEIKKHSESFLAANFPSAHETAILPLKEMGTNDIRENGSLESKSEQLGAYEVTVSTNDENCLFEDIIHIDSECRTLNTDIPNTIIEQPSQHGEVHPIMQSSEQLNFNVSCPLPSLIHLSKNNSQMTKEEESKNEQHIVHIKSNPVEESVKCFYDVTMQDSCKAGKHQRLCHKTTSPPLTQQPITFSPDEVDKYRQLQLQAQQHMQKQHFSKHFKGLPSMGSSVFSTTNTIQPVSVHHHPSLTTIHHALMQRYAVTASMHPPPNHFPLPHLNPFPQPHFSSIALSSLTPTLFPAQPTFLASHPLHLVSATAIHPAPLTFQAIPHSALIPTIFTSHTNTGIPPAIHLHPLIHPFFQGQDFHPLSGTNQSH; the protein is encoded by the exons aGACTGAAGGAATTAAAGCAAAGAGAGTTTGCCCGTAATGTTGCTTCAAAGTCGTGGAAAGAtgaaaaaaagcaggaaaaagcaCTTAAACGTCTTCATCAGCTGGCTGAACTGCGGAAGCAACAAGATTG tgttTCAGATAAAGGTCCAGTATTTAAAGAACCCAGATTAAGAACCAATCAGAATGCAATATTCCCAAGCAAAGATGGCAGAACCTCAAATTCCAGATGTACGGTTGTTTGTAAAGGAGAACCTGTTACAAACAGTGCTATTGCAGAAAACAAAGAAGACATTTTATTTGGCAGGGatataatgaataaaaacagATGCTGTTATGTTGGAAATCAGTCCCAACTATCATTCACAAACAACAGCAGTGTCAACAATAGAACAGGAGTGTCATTCTGCTTTTCCAAGAAGGCTTTGCCGAAACTTGATTCCTCAGCATCAGTTTTCAATGAGAGCACTGAAGATATAAATGACTGCAGTAAGTTCTTCaatcaaaaagcaaaacaaatgtcTGTAAGCTTTAGACACTATGCACACATGGATGAAAATGCAGGAGAAAATAATACGTTGACTTTGCATGAGAAAACAGATAAGCCTACCCCTATACATATTCCTGCAGATGAGGAGTCACATAAAAATGATGGTGGGGTTAGTAAGGAACTAGCAGAGGTACAAAATGAAATTGCTCAGCCAGACTTAAACATCAAACCACAACCTTCTGATGTGAGTTTCAATGAGCCCTGCAATCAAAGCGtaaagctaaatattttttcagaGTCAGAGGAAAATTGTGAAAGATCTGTGGAACTAGACACAAGTAAAAGGAGTTACGAGGAAACTATTTCCAACAAGAACTCAGCTGtagctgctgttttattagatCAATTATCAGAAGacctttcacaaaaaaataatacaaatgatgtAACCTGTAAGTTAAATGTGCAATATTTAGATGCACCAAATAATATTGAGCTCTCTTGCAGTTCAAATGTGAACCATTTGATTGCTTCTAATCAATCAGTCCACAGCCTAAACAAATGCACAGAACCCACAATTGGTGAACCTTTAAATGTTGGTGTCCAAACCAGTGCACCATCTTGTCTTAGTGTCTTGAGCAAAGATGGTAGTACTAACCTTCAGTGGCCAAAAGAGCTGCTTTTGTTTACAAAATCTGAACCGTCAATTTCTTATGCCTGCAAtccattatattttgattttaaatgctCTAGGAAGCAGACATCTGGACCAGTAAGTGACAGAATTTCCAGTACTACCGAGGAACAAGAGGATCTGAAAACTGCAAAAGAGAAACAAACAGATTTGGAAAGTGAACATGACAGCCAGCCAATAAAGCCAAAGAGGAAAAAACTCAGTTTAAAGGATAAGCTTATAAAAGATTCTAAATTATATTCCAATTACAGAACTGAGAaagaaattacacaaaaaaagatgAATGATAATTTAGCACAAAATTCCATCAATCACAGTGGCACACCATATTGTGTTGTTAGAAAAGGTCAACATTCAAGAAAACGAAAGTGTTCAGTTCAAAATTGGTTAGAGAGTTGTTATGATTCATCACAGAAAACCGTTGAGAATAATTCTGTTCAAAGTGAAAATGACTCTGCTTGGGATAGTACAAGTGATAAATACAGTTCTTGCAGTACAGTCTCAAGTCTTGAAAGTGAAGTAGGTTCAGAGAGTTTGTCTCAAATTTTTGAATCCAAAATCATCTCTAAGCATTCGGATTCTTCCGTGAGAGCTAACTCAAAACACAGACATCATAGGTCAAGTATAATAGGAAAGCACAACAGTGATTGGTATCATGGACATAGAAAACATTATCATTCTGAGGGTTCTGAACAAGAAAAGGTGTATAAATGTAGGAATGTAAAGCACACAATGTCAAAACAAATATCAAGATATCAATGCCAAGGTGATCAGCTATGTCACAAGCATGCCAGGCAGCTGCACTGTTATagaaaaaatgacaaaaacttAAAGGATATTTTGTGTGGAAAACAAGCAGAGAACAGAGAATATTCGAACCTTAGTATTTCAGGGGAGATTTCAGAAGAAACAACAGATTCCTTAAGTCTCCAAAGATGTTCTCAGATGGGAGAAATGTGCAACACTattgaaaaagagaaaacaacatATAAATGTTATTCCCAAAATATAGTCTCTCTTTCAGGAAAATATTGTGACAGAACTTCAGAAAATATTGTGAACCACATAATAGTAGAAGAGGAAAAAACACTCATTGCTGAACTGCTTCTTGAAAGAGGGCATTCTACAAAACCAGAAATTGCTTCAGCAGAGCAAGGTGGTGCTACGGAAATAAAGAAACATTCAGAAAGTTTTTTAGCTGCTAATTTTCCATCAGCTCATGAGACAGCAATTTTACCCCTAAAGGAAATGGGTACCAATGACATACGGGAAAATGGATCGCTTGAAAGCAAAAGCGAGCAGTTAGGTGCATATGAAGTCACTGTTTCTACAAATGATGAGAACTGTCTGTTTGAAGATATAATCCATATTGATAGTGAATGTCGAACCTTAAATACTGACATCCCAAATACTATTATTGAACAACCTTCACAGCATGGTGAAGTACATCCTATTATGCAAAGCTCTGAACAACTTAATTTTAATGTATCATGCCCTTTGCCGTCTCTGATACATTTGAGTAAAAACAACTCTCAAATGACCaaagaagaagaaagtaaaaatgaacaACATATTGTACATATAAAATCAAATCCAGTGGAAGAAAGTGTCAAATGCTTTTATGATGTAACTATGCAGGACTCCTGTAAAGCTGGAAAACATCAAAGGCTGTGTCATAAGACAACATCTCCTCCTTTAACACAACAACCTATAACTTTTTCTCCTGATGAAGTAGATAAATATAGGCAATTGCAGCTTCAGGCACAACAACATATGCAGAAACAACACTTTTCTAagcattttaaaggtttaccttCTATGGGATCATCTGTTTTTTCAACAACAAATACTATACAGCCTGTTTCAGTTCATCATCATCCTTCACTTACCACAATTCATCATGCTCTCATGCAGCGTTATGCAGTCACAGCTTCCATGCATCCTCCACCAAATCATTTTCCTTTACCTCATCTGAATCCTTTTCCTCAGCCACACTTTTCTTCTATTGCACTTTCTTCACTGACACCAACACTATTTCCAGCACAACCTACATTCCTGGCTAGTCACCCTTTGCATTTAGTCTCTGCAACAGCAATTCATCCTGCCCCACTAACTTTCCAAGCAATTCCGCACTCAGCCCTAATTCCTACCATTTTTACTTCCCATACCAACACAGGAATACCTCCAGCTATCCATCTTCACCCATTGATTCACCCTTTCTTTCAAGGGCAAGACTTTCATCCTCTTTCTGGAACAAATCAATCTCACTGA